The DNA window GTAGCGAACGACGGCACGCTTGCTGTCGGGCACCACTACGGTGTCGCCCTTGTGCAGCAGCAGCTGAGCATCATTCTCTGCGCCATCGGCGTCTACACCGATCACCTCGGCAATGGAGTTCTTGTCGCCATCGCGGTCGAGCACGCGCAGGCGAACGTTGGCGCCGTGGTAGCGCGCAGTGATGATACAGCCAGTCTTCGGCTGCTTGCGGCTCATGCGGCGCGGCTCGTTATACCCGGTCACGCTGTCTTTGAATGGAATGTCCCATTCGATCTTACGTGCATCCATCTTACTCAGCCCTCGCTGAACGTCTGGTCACGGTGGTCGTTCTGATCGTTCGATGCGGGATTCACGCCCCGGTCATCGGCCTGTCAAATTTGGATTGCGAAGATACTCCTACGAATCGAAGGGTTCTACGATTCAATCCAGCCTCATACCGAATCGGCATGACCTAATCACCAGCGGCATCACTGACCATCAACTAACCGAATATTACGAAAGTCGCCAGCTTTCGAAGCGATCGATTCGCTCCGCGTTTCGCAACTTTTGCCGAACATTACGCCAACGCCTCCAGGCTCAGCCGCGCCCCGAAGCTGCGACGCGCCCCGGGTGCAAGACGCAACGCCGCGGCGAACTCGTCGCGATTGAAGGAATCGGGAGGAAACTCGGTCGGCTCGATCGCGATCGACTGGCGCCGACGTGGACCCAGGGAGTCCCCGGTATAGAGCTGCACCGCGCCGCTCGGCTGGGCGAGGACCACGGCAAGCCCGCAGTCCGGGGCCTCGAGGCGGGTACGCAGCCAGCCGTCGGCATCAGGTTCGAGATCGTAGAAGCAGTCATCGAGCGCCCGGCCGGCCAGCGCTAGCTCCGTTTCGTCGCAAACCGCATAGGCCTCGTCACCCGGCAGCGGGATCCTACGCGCATCGCAAATCACCCGTCGACAGGCGGGCAGGCGCACCCGGCAGGCGTCGAGATCGCCCCCAGGAGGCAGCAGGTAAGGATGCCAACCGCAGCCGAAGGGCGCATCCAACCGCCCTAGGTTGCGCGCTTCGAAACTCCAGGAAAGCCCCTTGCGATCGACCGAAAACGAGGTCAAGCAAATGATTTCGAAGGGATATCCACTGAGCGTACGAGGCGTAATCCGGGTTTCGAATACCAATTCAGCATGATCCGGCTCGAGCACCGCGTCGCGCAGCCGCCAATCGAGCCCGCGCACCACCCCGTGCATCGCATGGCCCTCGCCCTCGACCACCGGCAAGCGCAGGAGATCTCCATCGAAGCGATAGCGGCCATCGTTGATGCGATTGCTGAACGGTGCCATCAGCGCACTGCGCGCCGCATCGAGGGTGGCCAGTTCGCTACCCTCACGGTAGCCGTCGATCAGTTCGACCAGTCTCCCGTCGGGTGCGCGAGCGTTGGCGCAGAGCAGCGTCGCCCCACGCAGCGCGACGCGCATGCGGCATGCTCCCTCTTCGACCACCTCGACGACCGGCCACTGCTGCAATTGATCATGGCGCAGTTCGAATCCCATGCTTCGCTCCTGAATGGGGCGGCGCCGGACATGCCCGGCGCCGCATATCGGTAGCTGTGTCGATAACAAAGAGCATAGCCACGATCCCCCGGAAGGCGAGCATCGTCTCAGCCGCCAAGCTCTGCACTGAGCGAAGGCTGGACGATCTCGATCAAGTAGCCGTCGGGGTCCTTGATGAAGGCGACGTCCTTCATCTTGCCCTGTTCCGGGCGTTTGGTGAACTCGACCCCTTGCTCATCGAACCAGGCCACCGCAGCGGTAAGATCCGGCACCGCGATGCAGATATGGCCGTAGCCCTGCGGTTCGCTGTTGCCGTTGTGGTAACCGAACTCGGGATCCTCCTCGGTGCCCCAGTTGTGGGTCAGCTCGAGCAGCCCGCGGCGCGAGAAGGTCCAAACGCTGCGCTCCCCGGCATCCTCGGGCGCGATCTCATCATCGTCGAGATGATCGAGAAAATAGAGCGTGAAGCGCATCTCAGGAAAATCGAGCTTACGCAGCAGCCGCATACCGAGTATCCCGGTGTAGAAGGCGAGCGCCCGCTCAGGATCCTTGATCCGCACCATCGAGTGATTGAGCGTGAACCCGCGGGTCCGCGAGGGGACGTGTTCGACCACGCCCGGGGCCTGTTCGGTGAAGCTCATTCGATATCTTCCTCTGGTTCGATCGATCCGTGGCGGGGAGATGGCGACGCTGGCCGAGCGAATCAAGGCTCGACGCTCTCGACCGCTGCAACGATACTGGTGCGCGACCGCCAAAGGCCTGGAGCCCCCCATGCGTCGATCGCCTCTTCCGCTTTGCTTGATCGTGCTGCTCGCCCTGCTCGCTGGCTGTGCCGGACGCCCACCGCTCGAGACCAGCGACCGTGGACTGGACAGCGCGGATGGAATCAGCATCGAACGTGCGCTGATCATCGCCACCGCCAAGAGCAACCTGGGGGTACCCTATCGCTGGGGCGGCAACGACCCCGCCCAAGGGCTCGACTGCAGCGGGCTGAGCGAACTCAGCTACCGCGCCGCCGGCTTCTCGCTGCCGCGGATCACCAACGATCAGTTCCAGGCGATCCCCAAGACCGCTGTGGCCCGCCCCGGCGATCTTCTGTTCTTCGGTGCCGGCTCCCGCGCCACCCATGTCGGCATCTACCTCGGCAACCAGCAGATGATCCACGCCCCCGGCAGCGGCCGCAGGGTCGAGCTGGCCAATCTTTCGGTGCGCTACTGGCAGGACAACTACCTCGGCGCAGGCTCGCTCGCGCCCTGAACCTAGCCGCCCCTCATCGACCAGCCTGCGATCGTGAATCGCGACGGCCAGAAAACTCACTCGCCCTGCGCACGCTCGATGAGCGGCTCCTGCCACGCCAGTGTCGACATAAAAGATTGAAAAAGTAGGAAACTTACCCGATCGAGACGCTATAAAGCGCGCCAGATAGATTTTCGGCAGGGAATAATACCCAAAGTCGACGCGAACGACTCCCATCCGCGCGCATGATTGTCTACAATAGCGCCGCATCTCTCATTCGATCGGCCAGCCCGTTCGGGCTGGCCTGGAGGTCGGGGCGCTCGCCGCCGACGCTCGCTCAGCCACGTCAGACAGGAATCCGCAATGACCCAGACGATCGCAGTGATTCGCGGCGACGGTATCGGCCCCGAAATCATGGACGCCACCCTGCAGGTACTCGACAGCCTCGACGTCGGCCTCGACTACGAGTTCGTCGAAGCCGGTACCGGCGCACTCGAGTCGCAGGGCGAACTGCTGCCCCAGGCAACGCTCGAGTCGATCAGGAAGCACAAGGTGGCGCTGAAGAGCCCGCTGATGACGCCCGTGGGCGGCGGTTTCTCCTCGATCAACGTCCAGCTGCGGCGGATTTTCGATCTCTACGCCAACGTGCGTCCGGCGATCAGCTTCCCCAACACCAAGTCGCGCTACAGCAACATCGACATGATCACCGTGCGCGAGAACACCGAGGGTGCCTATCGCTCCGAGGGCCAGACCCTCTCGGAGGATGGCGAGATCGCCAAGTCTGAGATCCAGGTCACCCGCAAGGGCTCCGAGCGGATCGCCCGCTACGCCTATGAGCTGGCGAAGAGCACCGGGCGCAAGAAAGTGACCATCGTGCACAAGGCGAACATCATCAAGACCGCCTCTGGGCTGTTCCTCGAGACTGCGCGCAGGGTCGCCGAGGAGT is part of the Halotalea alkalilenta genome and encodes:
- the gloA gene encoding lactoylglutathione lyase; translated protein: MSFTEQAPGVVEHVPSRTRGFTLNHSMVRIKDPERALAFYTGILGMRLLRKLDFPEMRFTLYFLDHLDDDEIAPEDAGERSVWTFSRRGLLELTHNWGTEEDPEFGYHNGNSEPQGYGHICIAVPDLTAAVAWFDEQGVEFTKRPEQGKMKDVAFIKDPDGYLIEIVQPSLSAELGG
- a CDS encoding aldose epimerase family protein, whose protein sequence is MGFELRHDQLQQWPVVEVVEEGACRMRVALRGATLLCANARAPDGRLVELIDGYREGSELATLDAARSALMAPFSNRINDGRYRFDGDLLRLPVVEGEGHAMHGVVRGLDWRLRDAVLEPDHAELVFETRITPRTLSGYPFEIICLTSFSVDRKGLSWSFEARNLGRLDAPFGCGWHPYLLPPGGDLDACRVRLPACRRVICDARRIPLPGDEAYAVCDETELALAGRALDDCFYDLEPDADGWLRTRLEAPDCGLAVVLAQPSGAVQLYTGDSLGPRRRQSIAIEPTEFPPDSFNRDEFAAALRLAPGARRSFGARLSLEALA
- a CDS encoding isocitrate dehydrogenase, whose protein sequence is MTQTIAVIRGDGIGPEIMDATLQVLDSLDVGLDYEFVEAGTGALESQGELLPQATLESIRKHKVALKSPLMTPVGGGFSSINVQLRRIFDLYANVRPAISFPNTKSRYSNIDMITVRENTEGAYRSEGQTLSEDGEIAKSEIQVTRKGSERIARYAYELAKSTGRKKVTIVHKANIIKTASGLFLETARRVAEEYPEIETQEMIVDNACMQLVMRPEQFDVVVTTNLFGDIMSDLCAGLVGGLGLAPGANIGEEAAIFEAVHGSAPDIAGKGLANPCALLLAAAQMLDHLGKQDKAERLRAAIIATLEAKDSLTPDLGGSGTTSSFAAAIAKRVAA
- a CDS encoding C40 family peptidase, which produces MRRSPLPLCLIVLLALLAGCAGRPPLETSDRGLDSADGISIERALIIATAKSNLGVPYRWGGNDPAQGLDCSGLSELSYRAAGFSLPRITNDQFQAIPKTAVARPGDLLFFGAGSRATHVGIYLGNQQMIHAPGSGRRVELANLSVRYWQDNYLGAGSLAP